A window of the Gossypium hirsutum isolate 1008001.06 chromosome A05, Gossypium_hirsutum_v2.1, whole genome shotgun sequence genome harbors these coding sequences:
- the LOC107961107 gene encoding uncharacterized protein, whose protein sequence is MKQYGHVTDIAPDKITLQNMEKRSGESFRKYAQRWREVATQVQPPLLEKETTMMFINTLKEPFINHMLGSATKSFANIVMSGEMIENVIRCGKIETGESTRRSALKKKENECEYHAGITGHSIENCTSFKRYVERLIKVGVVKFDDTSGTRNLLPSHTDKGVNAIIENMGRKVKLNIAEVRTPLKLVWKEMQKRGLVPQGLGDKIQDTRNYCEFHHEKDHEIQNCIEFKALVQGLMDNKELEFLESVEEEDVCSLGGESGEEAYRASRPVIIISKPRISEVEARVTPRVIIQKPTTSPYKDSHRVPWNYNCSIAVTENEGSINTPNTEAKPAKGKSVMLKQEVERSEPLVNEPVMENEANEFLKFLRHMECSVVEQLHQQPDRISVLALLLNSEVYRNALMKVLNETYVADDISVNKLDRLVGNISADNFISFSDDEIPPGGRGSTKALHITTRCKGYTLPGVLVDNRSALNVLPWAMLNRLTINSSHMKTCQNIVRAFDGTERKVMGRIEVPLQIGPNAYEVDFLVMDIKPSYNCLLGRPWIHSAGAVPSSLHQKLKMVIEGRLITINADEDIIASVTSDAPYVENDNKAVKCSFRSLEFVNSTFIAEGSRIPILKISGATKMSLQLTAGKWALPGRGLGRHLRGQVRVPVLVGKWDRFSLRFRPDASQERIKEGMVEDVMRIWNINATFEEEAMEMNLSGICPYELGSVLNNWTEEEISVIFRANTEPPDVNVMSNANASLESPFERDMYFEGF, encoded by the exons ATGAAACAGTATGGCCATGTGACTGATATAGCACCTGACAAGATTACATTACAGAACATGGAGAAAAGGTCAGGTGAAAGCTTCAGGAAATACGCCCAGAGGTGGAGGGAAGTCGCTACGCAAGTCCAACCACCACTGCTGGAAAAAGAAACGACTATGATGTTTATTAATACCTTGAAGGAACCTTTCATTAATCATATGTTGGGGAGCGCAACTAAGAGTTTCGCAAATATAGTGATGTCTggcgaaatgatagaaaatgtaatAAGGTGCGGGAAGATAGAAACGGGGGAAAGCACGAGAAGGTCAGCcctgaagaaaaaggaaaacgag TGCGAATACCACGCAGGGATTacggggcactcgatagaaaattgtacctCGTTCAAAAGGTACGTAGAAAGGCTTATCAAAGTAggtgttgtaaaatttgatgatacATCTGGTACAAGAAATCTATTGCCCAGTCAtactgataaaggggtaaacgctaTAATTGAGAATATGGGGAGGAAAGTCAAGCTGAATATCGCAGAAGTGAGAACCCCATTGAAGCTAGTTTGGAAGGAAATGCAGAAGAGAGGTTTAGTTCCGCAGGGGTTGGGGGATAAAATCCAAGATACacggaactactgtgagttccatcatgagAAAGATCACGAGATCCAAAATTGTATTGAGTTCAAGGCCCTAGTGCAGGGTCTAATGGATAATAAGGAATTGGAGTTTCTCGAGTCTGTCGAAGAGGAGGATGTATGCTCTCTAGGAGGAGAGTCAGGTGAAGAAGCCTACAGAGCCAGCCGTCCAGTGATAATTATTTCGAAGCCCAGAATTAGTGAAGTAGAAGCAAGAGTTACACCAAGAGTTATAATCCAAAAGCCAACAACTTCCCCTTACAAAGATAGCCATAGGGTGCCTTGGAATTATAATTGCAGTATAGCAGTTACAGAGAATGAGGGTTCGATTAACACGCCAAACACAGAAGCCAAACCAGCAAAAGGGAAATCCGTCATGCTCAAGCAAGAAGTAGAGAGATCAGAACCACTGGTTAATGAGCCAGTAATGGAAAATGAAGCCAATGAGTTCTTGAAGTTCCTAAGACATATGGAGTGTAGTGTTGTGGAACAACTACACCAACAACCGGATCGCATATCGGTATTAGCTCTGCTGTTAAATTCAGAGGTCTACCGCAACGcattgatgaaagtgttgaatgaaaccTATGTTGCGGATGACATTTCGGTTAACAAATTAGATCGTCTTGTCGGCAACataagtgctgacaatttcatctcCTTCAGCGATGATGAGATTCCGCCAGGGGGTAGGGGTTCTACTAAGGCTCTGCATATCACTACACGTTGCAAGGGGTATACACTACCCGGAGTACTAGTTGATAATAGGTCTGCATTGAATGTGTTGCCTTGGGCTATGTTAAACCGTTTAACTATAAACAGTTCCCATATGAAGACGTGTCAGAACATagtaagagcatttgatggcacagaAAGGAAAGTAATGGGAAGGATAGAGGTACCTCTTCAGATTGGCCCAAACGCGTACGAGGTAGATTTCCTCGTGatggatattaagccttcctATAACTGTCTAttaggaagaccttggattcactCAGCTGGGGCAGTGCCATCCTCGCTGCACCAGAAGCTAAAGATGGTTATTGAGGGTCGGCTAATAACAATAAATGCAGATGAGGACATTATTGCGTCAGTTACCAGTGATGCACCCTACGTAGAGAATGACAACAAAGCGGTTAAATGTTCATTTCGATCCTTAGAGTTTGTAAACTCAACGTTTATAGCTGAAGGAAGCAGGATTCCGATACTTAAGATATCAGGGGCTACAAAAATGAGCCTACAGCTGACAGCTGGGAAATGGGCGTTACCTGGCAGAGGACTCGGGAGGCACCTCCGTGGACAAGTTAGAGTGCCAGTCTTGGTTGGCAAGTGGGATCGCTTCAGTTTGAGATTCAGGCCAGATGCAAGCCAA GAGAGGATAAAAGAAGGAATGGTCGAGGATGTGATGAGAATTTGGAACATCAACGCCACGTTTGAAGAGGAAGCAATGGAAATGAATTTATCGGGCATTTGCCCATATGAGCTTGGGAGTGTTTTAAATAACTGGACTGAGGAAGAAATTTCTGTAATCTTTAGAGCTAAcacaga GCCCCCGGATGTCAACGTCATGAGTAATGCTAATGCGAGCCtggaatctccttttgagcgagatatgtacTTTGAGGGATTTTAG
- the LOC107961106 gene encoding uncharacterized protein, giving the protein MGIWTAIDREIKVFEVYGDSALVIYQLKGEWETRDPKLISYRKLILELIEDFDDITFHYLPQDENQMADTLATLVSMIKVSEQEDIKPIQMSICEAPAHCCNVEEEEERDDHLWYHDILQYVKSRAYPDQATENDKRTLRRLASDYVLDGEVLYKKRNDQVLLRCVDAVEAKKILEEVHDGVCGTHANDFTMVRQIMRFGYY; this is encoded by the coding sequence atgggaatttGGACAGCTATAGACCGTGAAATCAAAGTATTCGAAGTGTATGGAGATtctgcattggtaatttatcagcttaaAGGCGAGTGGGAAACGAGAGATCCTAAATTGATCAGTTATCGAAAGCTAATCCTGGAGTTAATTGAAGATTTTGATGATATTACCTTTCATTACCTCCCGcaagacgagaatcagatggctgACACCTTGGCTACACTAgtttccatgatcaaagtaagtGAACAGGAGGATATaaagccaattcaaatgagtaTTTGTGAGGCTCCAGCTCACTGCTGTAAtgtcgaagaagaggaagagagaGATGATCATCTTTGGTATCATGAtatcttacaatatgtgaagagCCGTGCGTACCCAGATCAAGCAaccgaaaatgataaaagaacatTGAGGAGGTTAGCCAGTGACTATGTCCTAGACGGTGAGGTCCTATATAAGAAGAGAAATGATCAGGTGTTGCTAAGATGTGTTGACGCTGTTGAGGCAAAGAAAATTCTAGAGGAAGTCCATGATGGTgtctgtgggacacatgccaatgatTTCACAATGGTTcgacaaatcatgagattcggatattactAG